In a genomic window of Candidatus Methylomirabilota bacterium:
- a CDS encoding SDR family NAD(P)-dependent oxidoreductase: MAGDELRGKVVLVTGASRGIGRAVARRFGRARCRVAVTARQAATVDRVSDEVRAAGGEALAIAADLAAPDAADQLLDAVEAGLGPVEILVNNAGVYHLGPTTSLDDATWHGLLAVNLHAPFSLCRGVLPHMAARGWGRIVNVASTSATKGTAEETAYTVSKHGLLGLTRCLAKEFAGRGITVNALCPWFVRSDMLDWIVAEEARRQAISAEAVLEQFRMLSPQQRILEPGEIADLAWYLCTEGARGVNGQALVIASGFYA; encoded by the coding sequence GCATCGGCCGCGCCGTCGCCCGCCGTTTCGGACGCGCGAGATGCCGCGTCGCCGTCACAGCCCGGCAGGCCGCGACCGTCGACCGCGTGAGCGACGAAGTGCGCGCCGCTGGCGGCGAGGCGCTCGCGATCGCCGCCGACCTGGCGGCGCCCGACGCCGCGGACCAGCTTCTCGATGCCGTCGAGGCGGGCCTCGGGCCGGTGGAGATCCTCGTGAACAACGCGGGCGTCTACCACCTCGGACCCACCACGAGCCTCGACGACGCCACCTGGCACGGGCTCCTCGCCGTCAACCTGCACGCGCCCTTCTCCCTCTGCCGGGGAGTGCTGCCGCACATGGCCGCCCGGGGCTGGGGGCGCATCGTCAACGTGGCCTCGACCTCCGCGACCAAGGGGACGGCCGAGGAGACGGCCTATACCGTGTCCAAGCACGGCCTGCTCGGCCTCACCCGCTGTCTGGCCAAAGAATTCGCAGGGCGCGGGATCACGGTCAACGCCCTGTGCCCCTGGTTCGTGCGCTCGGACATGCTCGACTGGATCGTGGCCGAGGAGGCGCGACGGCAAGCGATCTCGGCGGAGGCGGTGCTGGAGCAATTCCGGATGCTCTCGCCGCAGCAACGCATCCTGGAGCCCGGGGAGATCGCCGATCTCGCCTGGTATCTCTGCACGGAAGGCGCCCGCGGGGTGAACGGCCAGGCGCTGGTGATCGCGTCGGGCTTCTACGCCTAG